In Pseudomonas lalkuanensis, the following are encoded in one genomic region:
- a CDS encoding HlyD family secretion protein: MKRPTGRNLAWALALLLAVGAAGAWYGLRPTGLGEGFASGNGRIEATELDVATKLAGRVAEIAVDEGDFVTEGQELARMDTQVLEAELAQARAEVRRAENGKATAQALVAQRESEKATARAVVNQRQAELTAAQKRFARTRTLVASNALPQQQLDDDRAVQESAAAALVAARAQVLSAQAGVEAAKSQVIEAQSAIEAATASTLRLVADIDDSVLRAPRAGRVQYRIAQPGEVLAPGGRVLNMVDLVDVYMTFFLPANQAGRVIIGQEVRLVLDAAPQYVIPAKVSYVASVAQFTPKTVETASEREKLVFRVKARIDPALLKKYVTAVKTGLPGMAYLRLDPRAIWPERLAVKVPL, translated from the coding sequence ATGAAACGGCCAACCGGACGAAACCTGGCGTGGGCCCTGGCCCTATTGCTGGCAGTGGGTGCAGCAGGCGCCTGGTACGGGCTGCGGCCCACGGGCCTCGGTGAAGGCTTTGCCAGCGGAAACGGCCGTATCGAAGCCACGGAGCTGGACGTGGCCACCAAGTTGGCCGGTCGAGTGGCGGAAATTGCTGTGGACGAGGGCGATTTTGTCACCGAGGGCCAGGAGTTGGCTCGCATGGACACCCAGGTGCTGGAAGCCGAGCTGGCCCAGGCCCGTGCCGAAGTACGCCGGGCCGAGAACGGCAAGGCCACGGCGCAAGCCTTGGTGGCCCAGCGGGAAAGCGAGAAGGCCACCGCCCGCGCCGTGGTGAACCAGCGACAGGCCGAACTCACCGCTGCGCAGAAGCGCTTCGCCCGCACAAGGACCTTGGTTGCGAGCAATGCCTTGCCGCAGCAGCAACTGGATGATGACCGTGCCGTGCAGGAGAGCGCCGCGGCCGCCCTGGTTGCAGCGCGCGCCCAGGTGCTCTCGGCCCAGGCCGGGGTGGAGGCGGCGAAGTCGCAGGTGATCGAAGCCCAGTCCGCCATCGAGGCCGCCACCGCCAGCACCCTGCGCCTGGTCGCCGATATCGACGATAGCGTGCTGCGAGCGCCTCGCGCGGGCCGGGTGCAGTATCGAATCGCCCAACCCGGCGAGGTGCTGGCCCCGGGCGGCCGGGTACTGAATATGGTCGACCTGGTGGACGTGTACATGACCTTCTTCCTGCCGGCCAATCAGGCAGGCCGCGTGATAATCGGCCAGGAAGTACGACTCGTGCTGGACGCGGCGCCCCAGTATGTGATTCCGGCCAAGGTCAGCTATGTGGCCAGCGTCGCCCAGTTCACTCCGAAAACAGTGGAAACCGCCAGCGAGCGGGAGAAGCTGGTGTTCCGCGTGAAGGCGCGCATCGACCCGGCGCTGCTGAAGAAATACGTGACTGCAGTGAAGACGGGGCTGCCCGGCATGGCCTATCTGCGGCTGGACCCGCGGGCCATTTGGCCTGAACGGCTGGCCGTGAAGGTCCCGCTATGA
- the rbbA gene encoding ribosome-associated ATPase/putative transporter RbbA translates to MNRQAEPVARLEGMGLRYRGIHALDEVSLELPAGCMIGLIGPDGVGKSSLLALLAGARKVQAGSLEVLGGDMREAAHRRAICHRIAYVPQGLGKNLYPTLTVFENVDFFGRLFGHGRGERERRISDLLQSTGLALFSEWPAGKLSGGMKQKLGLCCALIHDPDLLILDEPTTGVDPLSRNQFWQLIQRIRAGRPGMSVVVATAYMEEAERFDWLVAMDEGRVLATGTPAEVRQHTCTDGLEAAFVALLPEAKRRGYKQLVIPPRQDGKGEVAIEAEGLTCRFGDFVAVDQVSFRIERGEIFGFLGSNGCGKSTTMKMLTGLLPATEGRCALFGQTVDANDMATRRRVGYMSQAFSLYSELTVLQNLELHARLFHLPDAEVGPRVMEMLQRFHLDKVKHELPGGLPLGIRQRLSLAVAVIHRPEILILDEPTSGVDPVARDVFWELMVELSRRDGVTIFISTHFMNEAERCDRISLMHAGKLLESDTPQRLMEKRGQDSLEDAFILYLEAAAGQAAQPPAEALLLVESTDHEPPSPGFSPQRLFSYARREAMELRRDSIRLTLALLGTALLMFIIGYGISLDVEDLPYAVLDRDQTTTSQAYALNISGSRYFVEQAPISGYTELDRRMRSGELSLAIEIPPGFGRDLKRGASPQIGVWIDGAMPIRANTVHGYVQGLHGDYLRELARTSSQVASPAATRIELRYRYNPDVESIQAMVPAVIPLLLIMIPAMLTALGVVREKELGSITNFYVTPVTRLEFLLGKQLPYVVLGMFNFLLMAVLAVLVFGVPLKGSLTALTLGALLYVGVATGIGLLMSTFMRSQIAAVFGVAIATMVPAIQFSGFVYPVSSLEGGAALMGKLYPTSYFLIICRGVFSKALGFADLAPYFLALLVAIPLLTLLSVLALKKQED, encoded by the coding sequence ATGAACCGGCAGGCTGAGCCGGTCGCGCGCCTGGAAGGCATGGGGCTTCGCTACCGCGGCATTCATGCTTTGGACGAGGTGAGCCTGGAGCTGCCTGCCGGGTGCATGATCGGACTGATCGGACCGGATGGCGTCGGCAAATCCAGCCTGCTGGCACTGTTGGCCGGTGCACGCAAGGTACAGGCAGGAAGCTTGGAGGTGCTCGGTGGCGACATGCGCGAAGCCGCCCACCGCAGGGCCATCTGCCATCGCATCGCCTACGTGCCCCAGGGCCTGGGCAAGAACCTCTACCCGACGCTGACCGTTTTCGAGAATGTCGATTTCTTTGGCCGCCTGTTCGGCCACGGCCGTGGAGAACGTGAGCGGCGCATCTCTGACCTGTTGCAGAGCACGGGCCTGGCTCTCTTCAGCGAGTGGCCGGCGGGCAAACTGTCTGGCGGCATGAAGCAGAAGCTGGGCCTCTGCTGCGCGCTGATTCACGACCCGGACCTGTTGATCCTCGACGAACCCACCACCGGCGTTGATCCGCTCTCGCGCAACCAGTTCTGGCAACTGATCCAGCGCATCCGTGCCGGTCGTCCCGGCATGAGCGTGGTGGTGGCCACCGCTTATATGGAGGAAGCCGAGCGCTTCGACTGGCTGGTGGCGATGGACGAGGGCAGGGTGCTGGCGACCGGTACGCCTGCGGAGGTTCGCCAGCACACCTGCACCGATGGTCTGGAGGCGGCTTTCGTTGCACTGCTGCCGGAAGCGAAGCGTCGTGGCTACAAGCAATTGGTGATTCCGCCGCGCCAGGACGGTAAGGGCGAGGTTGCTATCGAGGCTGAGGGGCTGACCTGCCGCTTCGGCGATTTCGTGGCGGTGGACCAGGTGAGCTTCCGTATCGAGCGCGGGGAAATCTTCGGCTTCCTCGGTTCCAACGGCTGTGGCAAGTCCACCACCATGAAGATGCTCACTGGCCTGCTGCCGGCCACAGAGGGGCGTTGCGCGCTGTTTGGCCAAACGGTGGATGCCAACGACATGGCTACCCGCCGCCGGGTGGGCTACATGTCTCAGGCCTTTTCGCTGTATTCCGAGCTGACTGTACTGCAGAACCTCGAACTGCACGCCCGGCTGTTCCATCTGCCCGATGCAGAGGTCGGTCCTCGGGTGATGGAGATGCTCCAGCGTTTCCACTTGGACAAGGTGAAGCACGAGCTGCCGGGCGGCTTGCCGCTGGGTATCCGCCAGCGCCTGTCCCTGGCTGTGGCGGTGATCCACCGGCCGGAAATCCTCATTCTCGACGAGCCCACTTCCGGGGTGGACCCGGTGGCCCGCGATGTTTTCTGGGAACTGATGGTGGAACTGTCGCGCCGCGACGGCGTGACCATCTTCATCTCCACTCACTTCATGAACGAGGCCGAACGCTGCGACCGCATCTCTCTGATGCACGCTGGCAAGTTGTTGGAAAGCGATACCCCACAGCGATTGATGGAGAAGCGTGGCCAGGACAGCCTTGAAGACGCCTTCATCCTCTACCTGGAAGCGGCGGCCGGGCAGGCTGCCCAGCCCCCCGCCGAGGCGCTGCTACTGGTCGAGTCGACCGACCACGAACCGCCCAGCCCCGGCTTCAGCCCGCAACGGCTGTTCAGCTATGCGCGGCGCGAGGCCATGGAGTTGCGTCGTGACTCGATCCGCCTGACGCTGGCCCTGCTCGGGACGGCTCTATTGATGTTCATCATCGGCTACGGCATCAGTCTGGATGTGGAAGACCTGCCCTATGCGGTGCTCGATCGCGACCAGACCACCACCAGCCAGGCCTACGCGCTGAACATCTCAGGCTCGCGCTACTTCGTCGAACAGGCACCGATTAGTGGCTACACCGAGCTGGACCGGCGCATGCGCAGTGGTGAGCTGAGCCTGGCCATCGAGATTCCGCCGGGTTTCGGCCGGGATCTCAAGCGCGGCGCTAGCCCGCAGATCGGTGTCTGGATCGATGGCGCCATGCCTATTCGCGCCAATACCGTGCACGGCTACGTGCAGGGCCTGCACGGCGACTACCTGCGGGAGCTGGCGCGCACCTCCAGCCAAGTGGCTTCGCCGGCAGCGACCAGAATCGAGCTGCGCTACCGCTACAACCCGGACGTAGAGAGCATCCAGGCGATGGTGCCGGCGGTAATTCCTCTATTGCTGATCATGATCCCGGCCATGCTCACCGCTCTGGGCGTAGTACGCGAGAAGGAACTGGGCTCCATCACCAACTTCTATGTCACCCCGGTGACGCGCCTGGAGTTCCTGCTGGGCAAGCAGCTGCCTTATGTGGTCCTGGGCATGTTCAACTTTCTGCTGATGGCGGTGCTGGCGGTTCTGGTGTTCGGTGTGCCGCTGAAGGGGAGCCTCACGGCGCTGACGCTGGGGGCCTTGCTTTACGTGGGCGTAGCGACCGGTATCGGGTTGCTGATGTCCACGTTCATGCGCAGCCAGATCGCCGCCGTGTTCGGCGTGGCCATCGCCACCATGGTCCCGGCCATCCAGTTCTCCGGGTTTGTGTACCCCGTGTCGTCCCTGGAGGGTGGCGCGGCCTTGATGGGCAAGCTCTATCCCACCTCGTATTTCCTGATCATCTGCCGCGGCGTCTTTTCCAAGGCGCTTGGCTTTGCCGACCTGGCGCCGTACTTCCTCGCGCTGCTCGTGGCAATTCCGCTGCTCACCCTGCTCAGCGTACTGGCGCTGAAGAAGCAGGAGGATTGA
- a CDS encoding ABC transporter permease, translating to MRELANIFYLGIKEFRSLQRDYAMLLLIAWSFSLGIYSSATGLPETLHNAPIAVVDEDRSQLSSQLIDAFQPPYFRAPAIIDQATMDHGMDTGLYTFTLDIPPDFQRDLLAGRSPALQLNVDATQVGQAFNGAGYIQNIVAEEVQQFVQHYRGSSPLAVELAPRILFNPNLTQAWFGGVMEVINQITMLSIILTGAALIREREHGTVEHLLVMPLSAFEIMLAKVWSMGLVVLVATVLSLKLVVQVWLAVPIGGSIGLFLLAAALQLFATTSMGIFLGTVARSMPQLGLLTILVLIPLEILSGGTTPRESMPELVQYIMLAAPTTHFVALAQAILYRGAGLDTVWPQLLAIIGIGGAFFTAALTRFRRTIGQMA from the coding sequence ATGCGGGAACTGGCCAATATCTTCTATCTGGGGATCAAGGAATTTCGTAGCCTGCAGCGTGACTACGCCATGTTGCTGCTGATCGCCTGGTCTTTCAGCCTGGGCATCTACAGTTCCGCCACCGGTCTGCCGGAAACGCTCCACAATGCGCCCATCGCTGTGGTCGATGAAGACCGCTCGCAGCTTTCCAGTCAATTGATCGATGCATTCCAGCCGCCGTACTTTCGCGCTCCGGCGATTATCGACCAGGCCACCATGGACCATGGCATGGACACGGGCCTGTACACCTTCACCCTGGATATCCCGCCAGACTTCCAGCGCGACCTGCTGGCCGGCCGCAGCCCGGCGCTGCAATTGAATGTGGATGCCACTCAGGTGGGGCAGGCCTTCAATGGTGCGGGGTACATCCAGAACATCGTTGCCGAGGAAGTGCAGCAGTTCGTCCAGCATTACCGGGGCTCCAGTCCGTTGGCTGTGGAGCTGGCGCCGCGCATCCTGTTCAATCCCAATCTGACTCAAGCCTGGTTCGGTGGGGTGATGGAGGTGATCAACCAGATCACCATGCTGTCGATCATCCTCACCGGCGCCGCGCTGATCCGCGAACGCGAACACGGCACGGTGGAGCACCTGCTGGTGATGCCGTTGTCAGCCTTCGAGATCATGCTGGCCAAGGTTTGGTCAATGGGGCTCGTAGTGCTGGTCGCGACGGTGCTGTCGCTGAAACTCGTGGTGCAGGTATGGTTGGCAGTTCCAATTGGCGGCTCGATCGGGTTGTTTCTGCTGGCGGCCGCATTGCAGCTGTTCGCTACCACCTCCATGGGTATCTTTCTCGGCACCGTGGCGCGCTCGATGCCACAGCTCGGGCTGCTGACCATCCTGGTGCTGATCCCGCTGGAGATTCTCTCCGGCGGCACCACGCCACGGGAGAGCATGCCGGAGCTGGTGCAATACATCATGCTGGCAGCGCCTACCACGCACTTCGTGGCCCTGGCCCAGGCCATCCTTTATCGCGGGGCGGGGCTGGATACCGTCTGGCCGCAGCTGCTGGCTATCATCGGGATCGGTGGAGCGTTCTTCACAGCCGCACTGACGCGGTTCCGCAGGACGATTGGGCAGATGGCGTGA
- a CDS encoding polyamine ABC transporter substrate-binding protein, producing MIKHRLPRLLGAALCGLLATQALAEERTLRVYNWFDYITPQTLDNFKKENGAKLIYDIFDTNEALEAKLLTGNSGYDVVVPSNVFLAKQIQADVFQPLDRSKLPNWNHLDPQLMKLIEANDPGNRFAVPYMYGTVLIGFNPAKVKAALGENAPVDSWDLIFKEENIAKLKQCGVALLDSPSEILPIALHYLGLPPNSNQPKDYDKAAELLQKIRPNVAYFHSSKYMADIANGDICVAVGYSGSFSQAANRAKEAGNGVVVDMRLPKEGAPVWFDMLAIPKGAKNPEDAHAFINYLLQPQVIAPVSDFVGYPNPNKDATALVNPEIRNNPNLYPTAEAQATLFTLLPLERNAERARTRAWTKLKSGT from the coding sequence TTGATCAAGCACAGACTCCCCCGCCTACTGGGCGCCGCCTTGTGCGGCCTGCTCGCCACCCAGGCCCTGGCCGAAGAACGCACCCTGCGCGTCTACAACTGGTTCGACTACATCACCCCGCAGACGCTGGACAACTTCAAGAAGGAGAACGGCGCCAAGCTGATCTACGACATCTTCGACACCAACGAAGCGCTGGAGGCCAAGCTGCTTACCGGCAACTCCGGCTATGACGTGGTGGTACCGTCCAACGTCTTCCTCGCCAAGCAGATCCAGGCCGACGTTTTCCAGCCGCTCGACCGCAGCAAGCTGCCCAACTGGAATCACCTGGATCCGCAGCTGATGAAGCTGATCGAGGCCAACGATCCGGGCAACCGCTTCGCCGTGCCCTACATGTACGGCACGGTGCTGATCGGCTTCAACCCGGCCAAGGTCAAGGCAGCCCTGGGCGAGAACGCCCCGGTGGACAGCTGGGACCTGATCTTCAAGGAAGAGAACATCGCCAAGCTCAAGCAGTGCGGTGTAGCCCTGCTGGATTCGCCCTCGGAAATCCTGCCCATTGCCCTGCATTACCTGGGTCTGCCGCCCAACAGCAACCAGCCCAAGGACTACGACAAGGCCGCAGAGTTGCTGCAGAAGATCCGCCCCAACGTCGCCTACTTCCATTCATCGAAGTACATGGCCGACATCGCAAACGGGGACATCTGCGTGGCAGTCGGCTACTCGGGCAGCTTCTCCCAGGCGGCCAACCGTGCCAAGGAAGCGGGCAACGGCGTGGTGGTGGACATGCGCCTGCCCAAGGAAGGTGCACCGGTGTGGTTCGACATGCTGGCCATCCCCAAGGGCGCGAAGAACCCCGAGGACGCCCATGCCTTCATCAACTACCTGCTGCAGCCCCAGGTGATCGCCCCGGTCAGTGACTTCGTCGGCTACCCGAACCCGAACAAGGACGCCACCGCCCTGGTCAACCCGGAAATCCGCAACAACCCCAACCTCTATCCCACCGCCGAAGCCCAGGCCACCCTCTTCACCCTGCTGCCGCTGGAGCGCAATGCCGAACGCGCCCGCACCCGTGCCTGGACGAAGCTGAAGTCGGGGACCTGA
- a CDS encoding LysE family translocator — protein MAALLFLKSVLIGLSIAAPVGPIGLLCIQRTLGHGARIGFISGLGAAAADACYGALGAFGIGAITRAFVALATPLAIVGALFLAWMGLKMLRATPPERAARASDPVHALPAFVSVFLLTLSNPLTILSFVAIFATLSGGEALAGVDGLVMVLGVFCGSALWWLALSLGVSTIRHRLGVWAMQWIDRTAGVFLLGFAAWQLVRVIV, from the coding sequence ATGGCGGCCCTGCTGTTTCTCAAATCGGTCCTGATCGGCCTGTCCATCGCCGCGCCGGTCGGCCCCATCGGCCTGCTGTGCATCCAGCGAACCCTGGGCCATGGCGCGCGCATCGGTTTCATCAGCGGCCTGGGCGCCGCAGCGGCGGATGCCTGCTACGGGGCGCTGGGCGCCTTTGGAATCGGAGCCATCACCCGCGCCTTCGTGGCGCTGGCCACCCCGCTCGCCATCGTCGGCGCCCTGTTCCTGGCCTGGATGGGCCTGAAGATGCTGCGCGCCACCCCGCCCGAGCGCGCGGCCCGTGCCAGCGACCCGGTGCATGCGCTGCCGGCGTTCGTCTCGGTGTTCCTGCTGACCCTGAGCAACCCGCTGACCATCCTGTCCTTCGTCGCCATCTTCGCCACCCTGTCCGGCGGCGAGGCCCTGGCCGGAGTGGACGGCCTGGTGATGGTACTGGGCGTGTTCTGCGGCTCGGCTCTCTGGTGGCTGGCCCTGAGCCTGGGCGTGTCCACCATTCGCCATCGACTGGGCGTTTGGGCGATGCAATGGATCGACCGCACTGCGGGCGTCTTCCTGCTGGGCTTCGCTGCCTGGCAGCTGGTGCGGGTAATCGTGTAG
- a CDS encoding Lrp/AsnC family transcriptional regulator, with the protein MELDVKSWKILQVVQREGRISLTDLASRVALSLPATSERLKRLEEAGVIEAYCATVSPEKAGYGVMALIGMTTPQPDKARLIAQLQQMPEVLECLHVTGQDSFILRVVTRDIRHLERFVGSINHFGETRTSIVMSAPIPLRGVEPPPL; encoded by the coding sequence ATGGAGCTCGATGTCAAGTCCTGGAAAATCCTGCAAGTGGTGCAGCGGGAAGGGCGTATTTCCCTGACGGACCTCGCCTCGCGAGTAGCGCTGTCCTTGCCGGCCACCTCCGAACGGCTGAAGCGCCTGGAGGAGGCCGGGGTGATCGAGGCCTATTGCGCCACCGTCTCGCCGGAGAAGGCCGGGTACGGGGTGATGGCGTTGATCGGCATGACCACCCCGCAGCCGGACAAGGCGCGGTTGATCGCCCAGTTGCAGCAGATGCCGGAGGTGCTGGAGTGCCTGCATGTCACCGGGCAGGATTCTTTCATCCTGCGGGTGGTGACGCGCGACATCCGCCACCTGGAACGCTTCGTCGGCAGCATCAATCACTTCGGCGAGACGCGGACGTCCATCGTCATGTCGGCACCGATTCCGCTGCGTGGTGTGGAGCCGCCGCCCCTATAG
- a CDS encoding putative bifunctional diguanylate cyclase/phosphodiesterase, translated as MLTGSYDYSLVLISLLVAILASYTALDLAGRVTSSQGRGAVLWIGGGAIAMGIGIWSMHFIGMLAFSLPIPLGYDLPLTLLSLLIAVLVSGFALWLVSQPEQPWWQLLCGALTMGAGISSMHYMGMHAMRMLPGIDYDPGLFYLSLAIAVAASGAALWIAFRLRHDTPYVRLARSGAALVMGVAIVGMHYTGMAAANFPLGSVCGAAIAGLDSRWLASLVIAVTLAILAIALLTSVLDARLESRTAQLTNSLEQANQELTHLALHDNLTKLPNRTLLEDRVDQAIHKVERNGGCFGLLFMDLDGFKPVNDAFGHHVGDLLLREVAQRLSSHLRTEDTLARIGGDEFVLLANLGEPDDAVTLASQLVALVGTAFMVGGQELRVSTSVGIALYPGDGATREELLMNADAAMYHAKGAGKNGYSFFEQSMNTNARNQLQLLHDLRQALDAGELELHYQPKFAAADAQRVIGAEALLRWQHPRRGLLMPDQFIALAEKTGLIIPIGNWVLNEACRQMSRWYAEGRDDWRVAVNLSALQFCHAGLIDSVRHALERHALPANCLTLEITETTAMQDADASLAILRKLAEMGVDLSIDDFGTGYSSLLYLKRLPANELKIDRGFVRDLEHDSDDAAIISAIVALGQALDLRIVAEGVETESQQAFLTGLGCDSLQGFLFGKPMPAEQFMVGVEALA; from the coding sequence ATGCTCACGGGCAGCTACGACTATTCCCTTGTTCTCATTTCCCTGCTGGTGGCCATCCTTGCGTCCTATACGGCACTGGACCTGGCCGGGCGGGTGACCAGCAGCCAGGGACGTGGCGCGGTGTTGTGGATCGGCGGCGGAGCCATCGCGATGGGTATCGGCATCTGGTCCATGCACTTCATCGGCATGCTCGCCTTCAGCCTGCCCATTCCGCTGGGCTACGACCTGCCGCTGACCTTGCTGTCGCTGCTGATCGCTGTGCTGGTATCCGGCTTCGCCCTGTGGCTGGTGAGCCAGCCCGAGCAGCCCTGGTGGCAGCTGCTCTGCGGCGCGTTGACCATGGGCGCGGGCATCAGCTCCATGCACTACATGGGTATGCACGCCATGCGCATGCTACCTGGCATCGACTACGACCCCGGCCTGTTCTACCTCTCCCTGGCCATTGCGGTGGCCGCCTCCGGCGCGGCGCTATGGATCGCCTTCCGCCTGCGCCACGACACGCCCTATGTGCGCCTGGCGCGCAGCGGTGCGGCCCTGGTGATGGGGGTGGCCATCGTCGGTATGCATTACACCGGCATGGCGGCGGCCAACTTCCCGCTGGGCAGTGTCTGCGGTGCGGCCATCGCCGGGCTCGACAGCCGCTGGCTGGCCAGTCTGGTGATCGCGGTCACCTTGGCGATCCTGGCGATTGCCCTGCTGACCTCGGTGCTGGATGCCCGCCTGGAGTCGCGCACCGCCCAGCTCACCAACTCGCTGGAGCAGGCCAACCAGGAGCTGACGCACCTGGCCTTGCACGACAACCTCACCAAGCTGCCCAACCGCACGCTTTTGGAGGACCGCGTCGACCAGGCGATCCACAAGGTGGAGCGCAACGGCGGCTGCTTCGGCCTGCTGTTCATGGACCTGGACGGTTTCAAGCCGGTGAACGACGCCTTCGGCCATCACGTGGGCGACCTGCTGCTGCGTGAGGTGGCCCAGCGTCTGAGCAGCCACCTGCGAACCGAAGACACCCTGGCGCGCATCGGTGGCGACGAGTTCGTCCTGCTGGCGAATCTCGGCGAACCCGACGACGCCGTAACCCTCGCCAGCCAGTTGGTCGCCCTGGTGGGCACCGCCTTCATGGTGGGCGGCCAGGAGTTGCGGGTTTCTACCAGTGTCGGCATCGCCCTGTACCCCGGCGATGGCGCTACCCGCGAAGAGCTGCTGATGAATGCCGACGCTGCCATGTACCACGCCAAGGGTGCGGGCAAGAACGGCTACAGCTTCTTCGAGCAGTCGATGAACACCAACGCGCGCAATCAACTGCAGTTGCTCCACGACCTGCGCCAGGCGCTGGACGCCGGGGAGCTGGAGCTGCATTACCAGCCCAAGTTCGCCGCCGCCGACGCCCAGCGGGTGATCGGTGCCGAGGCGCTGCTGCGCTGGCAGCACCCGCGCCGTGGGCTGCTGATGCCCGACCAGTTCATCGCGCTGGCGGAGAAGACCGGCCTGATCATCCCCATCGGCAATTGGGTACTGAACGAGGCCTGTCGGCAGATGAGTCGCTGGTACGCCGAAGGCCGAGACGACTGGCGGGTGGCGGTGAACCTCTCGGCCCTGCAGTTCTGCCACGCCGGTCTGATCGACAGCGTGCGCCACGCCCTGGAGCGCCACGCGCTGCCGGCCAACTGCCTGACCCTGGAAATCACCGAAACCACGGCCATGCAGGATGCCGATGCCAGCCTGGCGATTCTCCGCAAGCTGGCCGAGATGGGGGTCGACCTGTCCATCGACGACTTCGGCACCGGCTACTCCAGCTTGCTGTATCTCAAGCGCCTGCCGGCCAACGAGCTGAAGATCGACCGTGGCTTCGTCCGTGACCTGGAGCACGACAGCGATGACGCGGCGATCATCTCCGCGATCGTCGCCCTGGGCCAGGCGCTGGACCTGCGGATTGTCGCCGAGGGGGTGGAGACCGAGTCCCAGCAGGCCTTCCTCACCGGGCTGGGTTGCGACTCACTGCAGGGCTTCCTGTTCGGCAAGCCGATGCCGGCGGAGCAGTTCATGGTCGGTGTCGAGGCGTTGGCCTGA
- a CDS encoding metal-sensing transcriptional repressor — translation MTNEVVAMHQEAMLKRLARIEGQIRGLQAMIRRGDDCEAIAQQFSASRKALDRAYQQMLMCLLEEAMLDPVQETADTLERVRAIFTKYT, via the coding sequence ATGACCAACGAAGTGGTGGCGATGCACCAGGAGGCCATGCTCAAGCGCCTGGCGCGCATCGAAGGGCAGATTCGCGGCCTGCAGGCGATGATCCGCCGGGGCGACGATTGCGAGGCCATCGCCCAGCAGTTCAGTGCCTCGCGCAAGGCACTCGACCGCGCCTACCAGCAGATGCTGATGTGCCTGTTGGAAGAGGCCATGCTCGACCCGGTTCAGGAAACGGCCGACACCCTGGAGCGTGTTCGCGCCATCTTCACCAAGTACACCTGA
- a CDS encoding YeeE/YedE family protein produces MTIDWSAFTPWSALAGGVLIGLSASLFILANGRIAGISGLLGSLLERTGDGLLDKALFVSGLLLAPLLWTVVVGAPEARFESGWPALLLAGLMVGIGTRYGAGCTSGHGVCGLARLSPRSLVATLVFMTAGFLSTYVLRHLIGGGL; encoded by the coding sequence ATGACGATCGACTGGTCCGCTTTCACTCCCTGGAGCGCCCTGGCCGGGGGTGTGCTGATCGGGCTGTCTGCCAGCCTGTTCATCCTTGCCAACGGGCGCATCGCCGGTATCAGCGGCTTGCTGGGCAGCCTGCTGGAGCGGACGGGGGACGGCCTGCTCGATAAGGCGTTGTTCGTGTCGGGCCTGCTGCTGGCACCCTTGCTCTGGACGGTCGTCGTCGGGGCGCCGGAGGCCAGGTTCGAATCGGGCTGGCCGGCCTTGCTGCTGGCCGGGCTGATGGTGGGGATCGGCACACGCTATGGCGCCGGGTGTACCAGTGGTCACGGCGTCTGTGGCCTGGCACGCCTGTCGCCGCGTTCGCTGGTGGCGACGCTGGTCTTCATGACGGCGGGATTTCTTTCCACCTATGTGCTGCGGCATCTGATCGGGGGTGGCCTGTGA
- a CDS encoding DUF6691 family protein has translation MSRVSALLAGLLFGLGLLLSGMADPAKVLAFLDLAGAWDPSLALVMAAAIAVALPGFALAGRKQVSWLGLPMGLPAGRDIDRRLVGGSLLFGVGWGIAGICPGPALVLLPTGHWQAGLFVLAMLAGMVLYAGLEARRRRRSGN, from the coding sequence GTGAGCAGGGTCAGCGCATTGCTTGCCGGACTGCTCTTCGGCCTGGGCTTATTGCTCTCCGGCATGGCCGACCCGGCCAAGGTGCTCGCTTTCCTCGACCTGGCGGGAGCGTGGGACCCATCACTGGCCCTGGTGATGGCTGCCGCCATCGCCGTTGCGCTGCCGGGGTTCGCCCTGGCTGGCCGCAAGCAGGTGTCCTGGCTGGGGCTGCCCATGGGTTTACCGGCCGGACGGGATATCGATCGTCGTCTGGTCGGCGGCAGTCTGCTGTTCGGGGTGGGCTGGGGAATCGCCGGAATCTGCCCCGGGCCGGCCCTGGTGTTGCTGCCTACCGGCCACTGGCAGGCCGGGTTGTTCGTCCTGGCGATGCTTGCCGGCATGGTCCTTTACGCCGGATTGGAGGCCAGGCGCAGGCGCCGTTCTGGAAACTAA